The Aphis gossypii isolate Hap1 chromosome 3, ASM2018417v2, whole genome shotgun sequence genome includes a region encoding these proteins:
- the LOC114130389 gene encoding AP-3 complex subunit beta-2 isoform X3, with amino-acid sequence MNSSSTNYSNMSSGTNGSYDKNGLSSSTTGDGDYASDPASGGLSSFFVSDYKKHDDLKQMLDSAKDGPKLEAMKRIIGMIAKGRDASELFPAVVKNVVSKNIEVKKLVYVYLVRYAEQQQDLALLSISTFQRALKDPNQLIRASALRVLSSIRVVMIVPIVMLAIKDSAADMSPYVRKTAAHAIPKLYCLDPDQKEELITVIEKLLADKSTLVVGSTVMAFEEVCPERIDLIHKIYRKLCNLLVDIDEWGQVIIVNMLTRYGRTQFVNPNKNDTDECPKIQNSNLDSSDLSSCEEAGIDDKSTVLDQDHRLLLRNAKPLFQSRNASVVMSVAQLYHHLAPKSEVNVIAKALIRLLRSHREVQSVVLNSIASISIARKSMFEPFLKSFFVRSNDPTHIKLLKLDIMTNLANETSISTILREVQTYISSTDKQFVAAAIQAIGRCASNIKEVTETCLSGLVSMLSSRDEAVVAESVVVIKKLLQNQPEAHCDIIRHMARLMDSIAVPQARASILWLLGEYSQLVSTIAPDVLRKVAKTYINEEDIVKLQIMNLAVKLFLTNPAQTTLLCQYVLKQAKYDQNYDIRDRSRFLNNILFPPEQFKDSILSKHANNIFLAEKPAPLLQSNFVDREEYQMGSLSHYINSRAIGYQDLPQFPDLPTDSSVRCVALPEEQEKPAKQKTERSSNNKKKTFYSDSENNSEDDSSEESDDSDDDTTDSSSDSSYEKIEPETNKNQGRFVDSDVNSSSDSESVESDSSDEHPVAVQKNVPKPPAKSNVDLLLELDDFAPVGQTTLVPSFGDILSPLSSNQSSSLPTTQQLTQQNVRKTVPPSFVPSAKTEILNKINGHNELSILARFTRSPHAMPKMISVELTLTNHDNKEALTNIHWTQKSSDLSIYNSAPIMQLLPGSVTLGALGVDYKDSIQPLVLEVSWFIAGMERKSDVVLRVPAGELVQPLSMSEDDFIGEQVKLKGMNEHMAQVTLKNVNLEIQKAVFEIFNVARVITEEQNIFRFSGQTLSSNCLVLLTITKQESLATVCVNCEKMVIGSVLLNEIKGLLSQ; translated from the exons ATGAATTCTTCATCTACT AATTATAGTAACATGTCGAGTGGCACCAATGGATCGTATGACAAGAATGGTTTGTCATCATCTACAACTGGGGATGGTGATTATGCGAGTGATCCAGCTTCAGGAGGACTGTCATCCTTTTTTGTGTctgattataaaaa gCATGATGATTTGAAACAAATGTTAGATTCTGCGAAAGATGGACCAAAGTTGGAAGCTATGAAACGAATTATTGgt atgatTGCCAAAGGAAGAGATGCGTCAGAACTGTTTCCAGctgttgttaaaaatgtagtcTCTAAGAatattgaagtaaaaaaactagtatatgtatatttagttCGTTATGCTGAACAACAACAAGATTTAGCACTTTTATCTATATCTACATTCCAAAGAGCATTAAag gacCCAAATCAATTAATACGGGCTTCTGCTCTTAGAGTATTGTCAAGTATAAGAGTAGTAATGATTGTTCCAATTGTCATGTTAGCCATTAAAGATTCAGCTGCTGATATGTCACCATATGTTCGTAAAACTGCCGCGCACGCTATTCCCAAATTATACTG tttggacCCTGATCAGAAAGAAGAACTTATTAcagtaatagaaaaattattagctGATAAATCAACACTCGTGGTTGGATCAACAGTTATGGCGTTTGAAgag gtTTGTCCCGAAAGAATTGATCTTATACacaaaatttatagaaaacttTGCAACCTGTTGGTTGATATTGATGAATGGGGAcaagtaattattgttaacatgTTAACTAGATATGGCCGTACTCAATTTGTCAatcctaataaaaat gaTACAGATGAATGtccaaaaatccaaaattctAACTTGGATAGCTCTGATTTATCTAGTTGTGAAGAGGCTGGTATAGATGATAAATCAACCGTATTGGATCAAGACCATCGTCTTTTGCTTAGAAATGCTAAGCCTTTGTTTCAAAGCAGAAACGCctct gtgGTGATGAGTGTGGCACAGTTATATCATCATTTAGCTCCAAAATCAGAAGTTAATGTGATAGCTAAAGCATTAATCCGCTTATTAAGAAGTCACAGAGAAGTTCAATCAGTTGTACTAAATTCTATTGCATCTATTTCAATAGCTAGAaag aGTATGTTTGAACCATTTTTGAAGAGTTTTTTTGTCAGATCTAATGATCCtacacatataaaattattaaaacttgacATCATGACAAATTTGGCAAATGAAACAAGTATATCTACAATACTTAGAGAAGTTCAAACATACATATCCAGCACAGATAAGCAGTTTGTTGCTGCTGCTATCCAAGCTATTGgaag atgtGCTTCGAACATCAAAGAAGTCACAGAGACGTGTCTTAGTGGGCTGGTCTCCATGTTATCGAGTCGTGACG aagCGGTAGTAGCCGAAAGCGTTGtcgtcataaaaaaattgttacaaaaCCAACCCGAAGCACACTGCGATATAATAAGACACATGGCTCGATTGATGGACTCCATAGCCGTGCCCCAAGCGAGGGCATCAATTTTATGGTTGCTCGGAGAGTACTCGCAATTGGTATCCACCATAGCGCCCGACGTTCTTAGGAAAGTtgcaaaaacatacatcaacgag GAAGATATAGTGAAATTACAGATAATGAATTTAGcggtcaaattatttttgacgaATCCCGCGCAGACAACATTATTATGCCAGTACGTGTTGAAACAAGCCAAATACGATCAAAACTACGACATTCGAGATCGTTCGAGATTTTTGAACAACATACTTTTTCCTCCCGAACAATTCAAGGACAGCATATTGAGCAAACAtgcaaataacatatttttagctGAAAAACCCGCTCCGTTACTACAGTCCAATTTCGtgg ATCGGGAAGAATATCAAATGGGCTCATTATCACATTACATCAATAGCAGAGCAATCGGATACCAAGATTTACCTCAGTTCCCCGATTTGCCGACGGATTCGAGCGTTCGTTGCGTAGCTCTGCCGGAAGAACAAGAGAAGCCTGCTAAACAGAAGACCGAACGGTCGTCCAATAATAAGAAGAAAACGTTTTATTCTGATTCCGAAAATAATTCCGAAGACGACAGTTCAGAAGAATCGGACGATTCTGACGACGATACCACCGACTCGTCGTCGGATTCTTCTTACGAAAAAATCGAACCGGAG aCGAACAAAAATCAGGGACGTTTTGTCGATTCTGATGTGAATAGCAGCTCAGACAGCGAATCCGTTGAGAGCGATAGTAGCGATGAACATCCCGTTGctgtacaaaaaaatgtcCCCAAGCCACCAGCCAAGAGCAATGTAGACTTGTTATTGGAACTAGATGACt TTGCCCCAGTCGGACAAACTACGTTGGTACCGTCATTTGGGGATATTCTCTCTCCGTTGAGCAGTAATCAATCATCGTCACTTCCCACTACACAACAACTAACTCAGCAAAATGTCAGAAAG acggTACCTCCAAGTTTCGTGCCATCCGCGAAAACAgaaatattgaacaaaattaaCGGACATAATGAACTGAGTATACTGGCGCGATTCACAAGAAGTCCTCACGCAATGCCGAAAATGATCAGCGTGGAATTGACCCTCACCAATCATGATAATAAAGAAGCTCTCACCAACATTCACTGGACTCAAAAG AGTTCCGACTTGAGTATTTATAATTCGGCCCCGATCATGCAATTGTTGCCGGGTTCGGTAACCTTGGGTGCACTCGGAGTCGACTACAAGGATTCCATTCAACCTCTCGTTTTGGAAGTCTCCTGGTTCATCGCCGGTATGGAACGCAAAAGCGACGTCGTATTGCGTGTTCCCGCCGGTGAACTCGTTCAGCCGCTATCCATGAGCGAGGACGACTTTATCGGCGAACAag taaAACTTAAAGGGATGAACGAGCACATGGCACAAGtaactttgaaaaatgttaatttagaaatacaaaaagccgtatttgaaatattcaatgttGCACGTGTTATTACGgaagaacaaaatatattcag GTTCAGTGGTCAGACGTTGTCATCTAATTGTCTTGTGTTACTTACTATTACCAAACAAGAGTCTTTGGCAACGGTATGTGTTAATTGTGAGAAAATGGTCATTGGTTCGGTTCttttaaacgaaataaaagGACTGTTATCTCAGTGA
- the LOC114130389 gene encoding AP-3 complex subunit beta-2 isoform X1, whose protein sequence is MIHVLPRSSMLSISPQNYSNMSSGTNGSYDKNGLSSSTTGDGDYASDPASGGLSSFFVSDYKKHDDLKQMLDSAKDGPKLEAMKRIIGMIAKGRDASELFPAVVKNVVSKNIEVKKLVYVYLVRYAEQQQDLALLSISTFQRALKDPNQLIRASALRVLSSIRVVMIVPIVMLAIKDSAADMSPYVRKTAAHAIPKLYCLDPDQKEELITVIEKLLADKSTLVVGSTVMAFEEVCPERIDLIHKIYRKLCNLLVDIDEWGQVIIVNMLTRYGRTQFVNPNKNDTDECPKIQNSNLDSSDLSSCEEAGIDDKSTVLDQDHRLLLRNAKPLFQSRNASVVMSVAQLYHHLAPKSEVNVIAKALIRLLRSHREVQSVVLNSIASISIARKSMFEPFLKSFFVRSNDPTHIKLLKLDIMTNLANETSISTILREVQTYISSTDKQFVAAAIQAIGRCASNIKEVTETCLSGLVSMLSSRDEAVVAESVVVIKKLLQNQPEAHCDIIRHMARLMDSIAVPQARASILWLLGEYSQLVSTIAPDVLRKVAKTYINEEDIVKLQIMNLAVKLFLTNPAQTTLLCQYVLKQAKYDQNYDIRDRSRFLNNILFPPEQFKDSILSKHANNIFLAEKPAPLLQSNFVDREEYQMGSLSHYINSRAIGYQDLPQFPDLPTDSSVRCVALPEEQEKPAKQKTERSSNNKKKTFYSDSENNSEDDSSEESDDSDDDTTDSSSDSSYEKIEPETNKNQGRFVDSDVNSSSDSESVESDSSDEHPVAVQKNVPKPPAKSNVDLLLELDDFAPVGQTTLVPSFGDILSPLSSNQSSSLPTTQQLTQQNVRKTVPPSFVPSAKTEILNKINGHNELSILARFTRSPHAMPKMISVELTLTNHDNKEALTNIHWTQKSSDLSIYNSAPIMQLLPGSVTLGALGVDYKDSIQPLVLEVSWFIAGMERKSDVVLRVPAGELVQPLSMSEDDFIGEQVKLKGMNEHMAQVTLKNVNLEIQKAVFEIFNVARVITEEQNIFRFSGQTLSSNCLVLLTITKQESLATVCVNCEKMVIGSVLLNEIKGLLSQ, encoded by the exons atgaTCCATGTACTACCAAGATCTTCAATGCTTTCAATTTCACCACAGAATTATAGTAACATGTCGAGTGGCACCAATGGATCGTATGACAAGAATGGTTTGTCATCATCTACAACTGGGGATGGTGATTATGCGAGTGATCCAGCTTCAGGAGGACTGTCATCCTTTTTTGTGTctgattataaaaa gCATGATGATTTGAAACAAATGTTAGATTCTGCGAAAGATGGACCAAAGTTGGAAGCTATGAAACGAATTATTGgt atgatTGCCAAAGGAAGAGATGCGTCAGAACTGTTTCCAGctgttgttaaaaatgtagtcTCTAAGAatattgaagtaaaaaaactagtatatgtatatttagttCGTTATGCTGAACAACAACAAGATTTAGCACTTTTATCTATATCTACATTCCAAAGAGCATTAAag gacCCAAATCAATTAATACGGGCTTCTGCTCTTAGAGTATTGTCAAGTATAAGAGTAGTAATGATTGTTCCAATTGTCATGTTAGCCATTAAAGATTCAGCTGCTGATATGTCACCATATGTTCGTAAAACTGCCGCGCACGCTATTCCCAAATTATACTG tttggacCCTGATCAGAAAGAAGAACTTATTAcagtaatagaaaaattattagctGATAAATCAACACTCGTGGTTGGATCAACAGTTATGGCGTTTGAAgag gtTTGTCCCGAAAGAATTGATCTTATACacaaaatttatagaaaacttTGCAACCTGTTGGTTGATATTGATGAATGGGGAcaagtaattattgttaacatgTTAACTAGATATGGCCGTACTCAATTTGTCAatcctaataaaaat gaTACAGATGAATGtccaaaaatccaaaattctAACTTGGATAGCTCTGATTTATCTAGTTGTGAAGAGGCTGGTATAGATGATAAATCAACCGTATTGGATCAAGACCATCGTCTTTTGCTTAGAAATGCTAAGCCTTTGTTTCAAAGCAGAAACGCctct gtgGTGATGAGTGTGGCACAGTTATATCATCATTTAGCTCCAAAATCAGAAGTTAATGTGATAGCTAAAGCATTAATCCGCTTATTAAGAAGTCACAGAGAAGTTCAATCAGTTGTACTAAATTCTATTGCATCTATTTCAATAGCTAGAaag aGTATGTTTGAACCATTTTTGAAGAGTTTTTTTGTCAGATCTAATGATCCtacacatataaaattattaaaacttgacATCATGACAAATTTGGCAAATGAAACAAGTATATCTACAATACTTAGAGAAGTTCAAACATACATATCCAGCACAGATAAGCAGTTTGTTGCTGCTGCTATCCAAGCTATTGgaag atgtGCTTCGAACATCAAAGAAGTCACAGAGACGTGTCTTAGTGGGCTGGTCTCCATGTTATCGAGTCGTGACG aagCGGTAGTAGCCGAAAGCGTTGtcgtcataaaaaaattgttacaaaaCCAACCCGAAGCACACTGCGATATAATAAGACACATGGCTCGATTGATGGACTCCATAGCCGTGCCCCAAGCGAGGGCATCAATTTTATGGTTGCTCGGAGAGTACTCGCAATTGGTATCCACCATAGCGCCCGACGTTCTTAGGAAAGTtgcaaaaacatacatcaacgag GAAGATATAGTGAAATTACAGATAATGAATTTAGcggtcaaattatttttgacgaATCCCGCGCAGACAACATTATTATGCCAGTACGTGTTGAAACAAGCCAAATACGATCAAAACTACGACATTCGAGATCGTTCGAGATTTTTGAACAACATACTTTTTCCTCCCGAACAATTCAAGGACAGCATATTGAGCAAACAtgcaaataacatatttttagctGAAAAACCCGCTCCGTTACTACAGTCCAATTTCGtgg ATCGGGAAGAATATCAAATGGGCTCATTATCACATTACATCAATAGCAGAGCAATCGGATACCAAGATTTACCTCAGTTCCCCGATTTGCCGACGGATTCGAGCGTTCGTTGCGTAGCTCTGCCGGAAGAACAAGAGAAGCCTGCTAAACAGAAGACCGAACGGTCGTCCAATAATAAGAAGAAAACGTTTTATTCTGATTCCGAAAATAATTCCGAAGACGACAGTTCAGAAGAATCGGACGATTCTGACGACGATACCACCGACTCGTCGTCGGATTCTTCTTACGAAAAAATCGAACCGGAG aCGAACAAAAATCAGGGACGTTTTGTCGATTCTGATGTGAATAGCAGCTCAGACAGCGAATCCGTTGAGAGCGATAGTAGCGATGAACATCCCGTTGctgtacaaaaaaatgtcCCCAAGCCACCAGCCAAGAGCAATGTAGACTTGTTATTGGAACTAGATGACt TTGCCCCAGTCGGACAAACTACGTTGGTACCGTCATTTGGGGATATTCTCTCTCCGTTGAGCAGTAATCAATCATCGTCACTTCCCACTACACAACAACTAACTCAGCAAAATGTCAGAAAG acggTACCTCCAAGTTTCGTGCCATCCGCGAAAACAgaaatattgaacaaaattaaCGGACATAATGAACTGAGTATACTGGCGCGATTCACAAGAAGTCCTCACGCAATGCCGAAAATGATCAGCGTGGAATTGACCCTCACCAATCATGATAATAAAGAAGCTCTCACCAACATTCACTGGACTCAAAAG AGTTCCGACTTGAGTATTTATAATTCGGCCCCGATCATGCAATTGTTGCCGGGTTCGGTAACCTTGGGTGCACTCGGAGTCGACTACAAGGATTCCATTCAACCTCTCGTTTTGGAAGTCTCCTGGTTCATCGCCGGTATGGAACGCAAAAGCGACGTCGTATTGCGTGTTCCCGCCGGTGAACTCGTTCAGCCGCTATCCATGAGCGAGGACGACTTTATCGGCGAACAag taaAACTTAAAGGGATGAACGAGCACATGGCACAAGtaactttgaaaaatgttaatttagaaatacaaaaagccgtatttgaaatattcaatgttGCACGTGTTATTACGgaagaacaaaatatattcag GTTCAGTGGTCAGACGTTGTCATCTAATTGTCTTGTGTTACTTACTATTACCAAACAAGAGTCTTTGGCAACGGTATGTGTTAATTGTGAGAAAATGGTCATTGGTTCGGTTCttttaaacgaaataaaagGACTGTTATCTCAGTGA
- the LOC114130389 gene encoding AP-3 complex subunit beta-2 isoform X2, producing the protein MLSISPQNYSNMSSGTNGSYDKNGLSSSTTGDGDYASDPASGGLSSFFVSDYKKHDDLKQMLDSAKDGPKLEAMKRIIGMIAKGRDASELFPAVVKNVVSKNIEVKKLVYVYLVRYAEQQQDLALLSISTFQRALKDPNQLIRASALRVLSSIRVVMIVPIVMLAIKDSAADMSPYVRKTAAHAIPKLYCLDPDQKEELITVIEKLLADKSTLVVGSTVMAFEEVCPERIDLIHKIYRKLCNLLVDIDEWGQVIIVNMLTRYGRTQFVNPNKNDTDECPKIQNSNLDSSDLSSCEEAGIDDKSTVLDQDHRLLLRNAKPLFQSRNASVVMSVAQLYHHLAPKSEVNVIAKALIRLLRSHREVQSVVLNSIASISIARKSMFEPFLKSFFVRSNDPTHIKLLKLDIMTNLANETSISTILREVQTYISSTDKQFVAAAIQAIGRCASNIKEVTETCLSGLVSMLSSRDEAVVAESVVVIKKLLQNQPEAHCDIIRHMARLMDSIAVPQARASILWLLGEYSQLVSTIAPDVLRKVAKTYINEEDIVKLQIMNLAVKLFLTNPAQTTLLCQYVLKQAKYDQNYDIRDRSRFLNNILFPPEQFKDSILSKHANNIFLAEKPAPLLQSNFVDREEYQMGSLSHYINSRAIGYQDLPQFPDLPTDSSVRCVALPEEQEKPAKQKTERSSNNKKKTFYSDSENNSEDDSSEESDDSDDDTTDSSSDSSYEKIEPETNKNQGRFVDSDVNSSSDSESVESDSSDEHPVAVQKNVPKPPAKSNVDLLLELDDFAPVGQTTLVPSFGDILSPLSSNQSSSLPTTQQLTQQNVRKTVPPSFVPSAKTEILNKINGHNELSILARFTRSPHAMPKMISVELTLTNHDNKEALTNIHWTQKSSDLSIYNSAPIMQLLPGSVTLGALGVDYKDSIQPLVLEVSWFIAGMERKSDVVLRVPAGELVQPLSMSEDDFIGEQVKLKGMNEHMAQVTLKNVNLEIQKAVFEIFNVARVITEEQNIFRFSGQTLSSNCLVLLTITKQESLATVCVNCEKMVIGSVLLNEIKGLLSQ; encoded by the exons ATGCTTTCAATTTCACCACAGAATTATAGTAACATGTCGAGTGGCACCAATGGATCGTATGACAAGAATGGTTTGTCATCATCTACAACTGGGGATGGTGATTATGCGAGTGATCCAGCTTCAGGAGGACTGTCATCCTTTTTTGTGTctgattataaaaa gCATGATGATTTGAAACAAATGTTAGATTCTGCGAAAGATGGACCAAAGTTGGAAGCTATGAAACGAATTATTGgt atgatTGCCAAAGGAAGAGATGCGTCAGAACTGTTTCCAGctgttgttaaaaatgtagtcTCTAAGAatattgaagtaaaaaaactagtatatgtatatttagttCGTTATGCTGAACAACAACAAGATTTAGCACTTTTATCTATATCTACATTCCAAAGAGCATTAAag gacCCAAATCAATTAATACGGGCTTCTGCTCTTAGAGTATTGTCAAGTATAAGAGTAGTAATGATTGTTCCAATTGTCATGTTAGCCATTAAAGATTCAGCTGCTGATATGTCACCATATGTTCGTAAAACTGCCGCGCACGCTATTCCCAAATTATACTG tttggacCCTGATCAGAAAGAAGAACTTATTAcagtaatagaaaaattattagctGATAAATCAACACTCGTGGTTGGATCAACAGTTATGGCGTTTGAAgag gtTTGTCCCGAAAGAATTGATCTTATACacaaaatttatagaaaacttTGCAACCTGTTGGTTGATATTGATGAATGGGGAcaagtaattattgttaacatgTTAACTAGATATGGCCGTACTCAATTTGTCAatcctaataaaaat gaTACAGATGAATGtccaaaaatccaaaattctAACTTGGATAGCTCTGATTTATCTAGTTGTGAAGAGGCTGGTATAGATGATAAATCAACCGTATTGGATCAAGACCATCGTCTTTTGCTTAGAAATGCTAAGCCTTTGTTTCAAAGCAGAAACGCctct gtgGTGATGAGTGTGGCACAGTTATATCATCATTTAGCTCCAAAATCAGAAGTTAATGTGATAGCTAAAGCATTAATCCGCTTATTAAGAAGTCACAGAGAAGTTCAATCAGTTGTACTAAATTCTATTGCATCTATTTCAATAGCTAGAaag aGTATGTTTGAACCATTTTTGAAGAGTTTTTTTGTCAGATCTAATGATCCtacacatataaaattattaaaacttgacATCATGACAAATTTGGCAAATGAAACAAGTATATCTACAATACTTAGAGAAGTTCAAACATACATATCCAGCACAGATAAGCAGTTTGTTGCTGCTGCTATCCAAGCTATTGgaag atgtGCTTCGAACATCAAAGAAGTCACAGAGACGTGTCTTAGTGGGCTGGTCTCCATGTTATCGAGTCGTGACG aagCGGTAGTAGCCGAAAGCGTTGtcgtcataaaaaaattgttacaaaaCCAACCCGAAGCACACTGCGATATAATAAGACACATGGCTCGATTGATGGACTCCATAGCCGTGCCCCAAGCGAGGGCATCAATTTTATGGTTGCTCGGAGAGTACTCGCAATTGGTATCCACCATAGCGCCCGACGTTCTTAGGAAAGTtgcaaaaacatacatcaacgag GAAGATATAGTGAAATTACAGATAATGAATTTAGcggtcaaattatttttgacgaATCCCGCGCAGACAACATTATTATGCCAGTACGTGTTGAAACAAGCCAAATACGATCAAAACTACGACATTCGAGATCGTTCGAGATTTTTGAACAACATACTTTTTCCTCCCGAACAATTCAAGGACAGCATATTGAGCAAACAtgcaaataacatatttttagctGAAAAACCCGCTCCGTTACTACAGTCCAATTTCGtgg ATCGGGAAGAATATCAAATGGGCTCATTATCACATTACATCAATAGCAGAGCAATCGGATACCAAGATTTACCTCAGTTCCCCGATTTGCCGACGGATTCGAGCGTTCGTTGCGTAGCTCTGCCGGAAGAACAAGAGAAGCCTGCTAAACAGAAGACCGAACGGTCGTCCAATAATAAGAAGAAAACGTTTTATTCTGATTCCGAAAATAATTCCGAAGACGACAGTTCAGAAGAATCGGACGATTCTGACGACGATACCACCGACTCGTCGTCGGATTCTTCTTACGAAAAAATCGAACCGGAG aCGAACAAAAATCAGGGACGTTTTGTCGATTCTGATGTGAATAGCAGCTCAGACAGCGAATCCGTTGAGAGCGATAGTAGCGATGAACATCCCGTTGctgtacaaaaaaatgtcCCCAAGCCACCAGCCAAGAGCAATGTAGACTTGTTATTGGAACTAGATGACt TTGCCCCAGTCGGACAAACTACGTTGGTACCGTCATTTGGGGATATTCTCTCTCCGTTGAGCAGTAATCAATCATCGTCACTTCCCACTACACAACAACTAACTCAGCAAAATGTCAGAAAG acggTACCTCCAAGTTTCGTGCCATCCGCGAAAACAgaaatattgaacaaaattaaCGGACATAATGAACTGAGTATACTGGCGCGATTCACAAGAAGTCCTCACGCAATGCCGAAAATGATCAGCGTGGAATTGACCCTCACCAATCATGATAATAAAGAAGCTCTCACCAACATTCACTGGACTCAAAAG AGTTCCGACTTGAGTATTTATAATTCGGCCCCGATCATGCAATTGTTGCCGGGTTCGGTAACCTTGGGTGCACTCGGAGTCGACTACAAGGATTCCATTCAACCTCTCGTTTTGGAAGTCTCCTGGTTCATCGCCGGTATGGAACGCAAAAGCGACGTCGTATTGCGTGTTCCCGCCGGTGAACTCGTTCAGCCGCTATCCATGAGCGAGGACGACTTTATCGGCGAACAag taaAACTTAAAGGGATGAACGAGCACATGGCACAAGtaactttgaaaaatgttaatttagaaatacaaaaagccgtatttgaaatattcaatgttGCACGTGTTATTACGgaagaacaaaatatattcag GTTCAGTGGTCAGACGTTGTCATCTAATTGTCTTGTGTTACTTACTATTACCAAACAAGAGTCTTTGGCAACGGTATGTGTTAATTGTGAGAAAATGGTCATTGGTTCGGTTCttttaaacgaaataaaagGACTGTTATCTCAGTGA